The Larus michahellis chromosome 9, bLarMic1.1, whole genome shotgun sequence genome contains the following window.
TGCAGGTAATCCAGCCTGCACAGGGCCCCAAGAAAACTCATCTTCTGGGCAAAGCGCTCGGGAACCTAGGGGCTGATCTGTCAGTTTGTCAAATGTTTATTGCTTTGTGTTTATGGCAATAATAACGTACACCTGAACCTGAGGGAACTTGACAACCGAAGCAGCCCACACTTGCACAACTTCAAATCTCAAAGCTGTCGGTTTCAAGCATCTGCTGCTACCCTGAAAGGCCACAGTGAATGTGTGTTTGGTTAAATGTCAGTGAGTTTGGTTAGGTGTCCTTCCCGTAACTGCTTGCAGATGAGCCGCACCTCCAACCCCTGAACGCAGCCGTGCTTAGGGGCTAACGACTCCATCCTTCCCTGCCAAGGCTGCTGAGCCAGCAGCTTGGTTTTAGAGCGGCTCAGCGAGAGAGAGAAGGGCTAATTGCTCGCTCCATTTCTGTTCATTCCAGGAGCTGCATTTCAAGAACCGTTACTGGCATGACAACTGCTTCCGCTGCTTCAAGTGCTACACGTCCTTGGTCAACGAGCCCTTCATGCTAAGGGAGAACAACAAGGTTTGGTGTAGCAACTGCACTGCCACCGAGGATGCTCCCAGGTGTAAGGGCTGCTTCAAGCCTATTATCGCAGGTACTGGTGCCAGTGAGAGAGGTGCAACTAGGGCGAAGCCACGGTGGTTTATCAAGGCTGAAGTTAGGGGTATGGGCATCAtagcagaaggctggagcaccacAAAAAGGTGCAAGTTTTGACTGTTGCTTTCACCCGTCCATTTTATTCAAGCGTTGAAAGGCTGCTCTGCAGGTAACCCTCATGGGGGAAGTTCATCCCAGTAGTTAGTCTTGACGCATTTCTACCAAAAGCTTTCCTCTGTAAATCAAGGTCCTCTTCTCAGAGAGGCTCAGGCACCTCtctgacaaatattttaagaaaatctaGAATGCCCTGTCTAAAACCAGATACAGAAATTAACAGCTCATCCCTTGACCATGTTACAATTGAAGTGCTGGGCATAGGTCTTGCCTGCAGGTGTGCTACATCGCACAGGGTGGGGAGTTTTGTCACAAGCCTGAAATCCCACCTAACAAGTTATTTCTGTCTGTTGTAGGAGACCAAAATGTTGAGTACAAGAAGATGGTCTGGCATAAGGACTGCTTCACCTGCAGCCAGTGCAAGCAAGTGATTGGATCTGGGAGCTTCTTCCCCAAGGGTGACGAATTCTACTGTGTCTCCTGCCACGAGCATAAGTTTGCCAAGACCTGTGCTAAATGCAAGAATGTAAGTCCTTGCACTTCGCAAAGGCAGCTGCCGGAACTAGCCCTTACTCCTTTTGGAAGCTAGGAGAGTCAACCAGTGGACAGATGACACTGGAGCTGTACCAGTGCTTATGTTCTTTCCTTGGGATAACTGGTGCAAGCCGCTGGTGGTGTAATAATGTGAGAGTGCTAATGGTTCTTGCACGTTATAGCATCTGAGGGGCTTGTAGGGTTATCTGATGGCAACCCTGCTGAAACCAAGCGGGCACTGGCCTCGTGCTCGCTTTGGGGGTGGTTTAAGCTCTGTAGTAGGTATTGTGTATTCAAGCAGTAAAACCATATTTTATAAAATAGCTGCTTTACAACTTTTGCAACTGATTACTGTAGAATTGTGGAGCCACTGCATGTAAAATGAACTATTATGAAAGCTCCAGGCATGCAGGATTTCAGGCTAGAGGAACTCAAGTGCACTGcactatttaattttaatgacGACTTTCAAGATACCTTTTCCATGACAGAGCCCTTGTACCCTACACCCCATACCTGCAttgcctctcttcctccctcccgaTTCTGAAACGCATCTCTGCTCTTCGCTCCTAGCCCATCACTTCTGGAGGCCTCACTTACCAGGAACAGCCTTGGCATTCCGAGTGTTTCATTTGCTCCAACTGCAAGAAGCAACTGGGTGGGAAGCGCTTCACAGCTGTAGAGGATCAGTTTTACTGCGTTGAGTGCTACAAGGAGTGCGTTGCCAAGAAGTGTGCTGGCTGCAAGAATCCTATTACAGGTATGTTGGATTAAATGCAGCTTGAGGGCGGGGGGAGCTGAAGGTCAGAGCAGGGATCCCCAAAGACATGCGGCTCAGAGGGCACTAACACAGAAACAGGTCTAGAATCCCAAAAACATTCCCAGCAATTTCCATGGGATTTAACAATAAGCCACGTGCTCTTGCTGGATGGAGCCTGAGTTAGTAACTGAGTTCTTCACCCTTTGCATGCCTCAAATCTACCTCCTTCAAAACTTGCCCAACTAGAACTGTGTTCCCACCTAATCTTAGTCTGGGAACCTTAAATCTAAAAAGAGCAGTGTTTTATTGCCCCAAAGTGACATTATTTGCTTCACTTCTGATGTATTTTACACGTCACAGTTACTGGCTCAGAAAGTTCAGCCCTGCAATGTAGGCACCATCCTGCTGGTCCCATGAGACTTGCATTCCGTTTTGCATTTTAGAGCATGGACTGAGCCCGTAACAACCAGGCAGGGCGTTtaggccaacctggccttggttccaccttgatttttttttttccttcagcttgaCCGTTTCCTAGAGAAAGGACCCAAGGGAAAAAGCTTATTGCAGAGACAAGCCATGCAAGCTTTATGCTAAGCTGCCCGTTTCTCTAAGAGCAGTAACACCCAGTGGCAAACAACATGGTTCAGTTGCCATTTTGGCTAGTATTTTAGGCATACAAGTAAGGCCTGCAAGCCTACAGAAGCACAGGAGGCGGGATGGGCAAACCCAGCCAAGGGAAAAGCTACTATCGCCGTCCTATAATTGTTTTCTCTCCTAGCAGGATTTGGAAGAGGAACCAGTGTGGTTAACTACGAAGATGAATCCTGGCACGATTATTGTTTCAAATGCACAAAGTGTGCCCGTGGTCTGGCCAACAAGCGCTTTGTTTGCCATAATGGAAAAATTTACTGTGCTGAGTGTCCCAAACGACTGTAAGGAGCAGACAGCAACTGCTGTAAAATGGATTTTAGAGCCCTGCTTTCCAAAACAATCCTGGTAAAGAAGCAGGTTTTTTGCATGTTaagaattttaacttttttccattttagtatAAAAACTAAAGTAGCCTCAGCATACTGGGTTTGACTTTTGAAGCTCCTGCAGTACAAAAGCATGTAGCCTTGCAAAAATTTAACTTTGCTTCCAAGTAACCCTTAGTGTAAAGGCTTGAAATGCCATTAGATTTAGCATTAGAGATCCACATACTACATAACCTGTGTGTGGCTTAAACTAAAACAAAGCTAGTTTTAATTTGTCTGGTATACATTTAAGCTCGGCACTTACATGAAATAGGTTTGACAAGGCATGCACACCtcagaaataaagatgaaagatTGCACCTGGGATCAGAAAGATCCATTATTACGCTTTTACAAGTACAGGTACATCACATACATCACACCAGTAACAGCAGCACAGTAATAAATACCTTCGCTTACCCTACCCCACCAAATTTTGCAGCAAGTGTACGGAATGGCTTCATCTTACATATAACAATGTTTTGGCAGTACAATTTAGCTTTAGTTATGTTTCCATAACCTTGTTTTAATCTTGACTTCCGCATGGTTTGCCCAAAAGTTTTGCTCATCAGCTTTTTTTACATCATGGTTTAAATGAGGTTGTCTATATACAATTATTAATCCATTAACAAGAAGTAAATCTTTCAACTATACCAAAATGCACATGCATTTAGAAGTGCCTTAAAAATAGCTCAGACAACGATAGCTCTCCTATCACGACAGTGTATGGTTtatgatttaataaaaatgaaactagtGCCTGCTTGGAGTCCTGCGGTCTGgaaaattgtgttttcattttgccaTCTTACACGATTGACACCTCTTAGGGCTGAGCTACTGCAATCGATCTGATACACTGATACTGGCAAAGCGGAGTCACCTGTTCTGCTACAGCGCCCTTAGATATCTGAGGACCAAAGCAACAATTTccgtaaaataattttttaaatatattactgACACCAGACCATCTGCCAAGAACAGCCTGTGTGAAAAAGCCCTTTAGAGAATGCGTGTACAGCCACTGGCCATACACCGCTCTACCACTACCCTTCCCCAACCTGAATGCTGGTTTCAGGGTGGTCGATACCATACATTTATCGACTGGATGCTGCTCCAGTCATTCCCGAGCACCCACCAGAAACAAAGAACCCTTGCAAGACAAACAAAAGGCACCATCTTGCTGTGTCCTTGACGGTCACTGCTCTGCTGTGGCCACGGAACACTGCCAGACTCACCCTTAGAACGTAAAGCTGCCGGGGCTACAAGGAAAAGGCAAAGGCTTGCAGCAAAAAGCATGTTAAAGAATCCAAGTTACAAACACGTCATCAGCATGTACAAACACAGCCCGATGTGAAGGCATTAGTACAAATACTTCCCAACCGCACAAATGCAACTGCCAAAGAGGCTACCAGTTTTGGGAGTGCACGGTGTGGCGTAGCTAACGCGGTACCAGAGTGCAGGTCAGCGTGGCAAGGGGCTGGAGACTCCTACTAAGGCAATGGTTAGCATTACAGAACTAAAGCATTGTTCAACTGCAAAGTTTATTTAACAGTGTGCACATATTTACACAGAGCTGTAACAGATCATTCAACAAATAGtatcagcacagaaaaaaaatatcggCATCTTTTCCGTTAGAATGATTGTCTCTGCCAGAATGAACCAGCTAtcatacaaaaatacatttttccttttacctaAGGCACTGCTCTAAAGTCTAAAACAGTTCTACCGTATTCTGAATAGCAAACCGTGAGAGGAAGAAGGCTGAGGGTTTCCTATTGTAACCATGATGTTGAGGACAGAGCAGGTTTAGTTCCAGCAAAACCAGTTGCATTTAACCACTGAAAAGTCAGCTGCCCTTCGGATGATCCGTTTGAATGGAAGTGTCAGCCAACGGTTTACAGGAGGATTGGGGACAGCTACTCTTTACGGTGCTCACTTATCCGGTATATCTGTTACAGGAGACTTAAGAACAAGACTGCATTATTACTTTTAGTAGCAATTTGCAGAAGATGCTTAGTTAATCTCTTCATGCTGTAAAAAGCAGGCAAGTTTAGGTTAAATAGATTACTTAACGCAGGCTTTAGGGGaagggaaatatatatatatatgcagctTGCAGCCACTGTTATAAAGCTACAACAGGAACACTTAGAATAATTAACATGAACAAAACATTGACTTCAGTGGTCTAATACTGTTATGTACACAATAAAATAATACTTCCATGAGTGTAGATAAATAAgtaattcagaaggaaaacatttttaaaagcatgacaTGTTAAACCGCACTATGACAGACGTATCTAGGTACTCAACATTTCAGTAATATCTTAGTGCATATGCTATAAAACGTTTTGATGTTTGCCAGTAGATTAAAACATATTAGCGATGGTACAGTACTGCATTTTGAAACTGCCAATATTTTCAGGGTAGAAAATAAGgaatttttcttctccatttgaaATTGAAGATATTTAATTGTGCCTTTTTAAATAGCACATGAACCAACAAGTAACAGCGCTGTTCTAGAACATTCCAAAGGGAGTTCAGCTTTAACACACCCCAAATGAGTCTTATTTCATCAAGTGCCATTTCTAGGAATACGCAAAACCTGGCCAGTAGCTAACTGGGGAGCCTCCAGTGGCACGCTGCTGTACATGATAttcataggaaaagaaaagaaaagactcaAACAGGTTACTGTAAAGTCTGTAAAAGGGAAATGATATTTGAACAAGGAAATCTCATCTAACAGTCAGCTAAACGAACGGAAAAGGAATATCAGCACAATAGTTTCCCTGAAATGTTTCAAGGTGCAAATCTAGAAGTTTGTCATCCCTCCCCCGgtgttgttctggtttttttgcaaagttgAAGATGGGTAAAGGTAAACaagcagcttttcaaaacaaGGCCTTCGGTACTTGATAAAACTGGATTACTGAAGTGCAATCAGATTATTTCCAGGTCTCTAGTGTTCACAGTTCTGTccaaagagcaaagagaagaaaacatttaaccATCATAACCGTGTGTATTCCACATACGCCTATCATCACTGTCAGAGTCTACATCCAGCGAGCGAGCACAGAACCACTTGGTTACTTACGGTCCAAAATTGGCAcagtagccttttttttttttatacctatgAATATTAGTTTTTCAAACTTATGCAGATAATTCTTAAACCATGTTATGTCTAAGCATTTTCAAGTTCAGAATTAAAAGGCAACACTTTCTTCACTAAAAAGTTAATGCTTTTGATCAGAACAAAATGCGATCAGCAGCATCACGTCCCATTTCCCACAGCCCACGTAGTCGTGGCCTCACGGAACGTCTCAATAAGGCTCCCTCCATGGGACTAAAATTCACAAGACGCCAAGTGACAGAGGAGACTCAGGAAACAGTTCAGTCTAGAAAAGTGCTACACTTTAATCAAAAAAAGTGCTACACATCACTTAAAGAAAATGTGGATAGCAAGTCCTGTTTTTTCCACCACCATTCGTTTCAACTGTTCACGCAGTCATTTATCTCACGGAAGGAGATCTCCTGCTGTGAGTACGTCCATTTGGGGTTCAGCTCCAACACCAGAGAAGTTTACTTTTACGTAAACTAGCTTACTGAAGCCTCTCTGACACACAACGCTGTACTGCATCAGCGTCTGGCTTCTCAAGTACGTGTGGCTTCAGACGCAGCCCTGCTTCTTTCAGAATAGTCAGAATATTGCGTGTGCAGCCTTATTACTCCTCCCAAAATGTAACATAACCATCTGTGGAATTTAAGGTTGGTGTTACCCCTCTCAGTGAAGTGAAAGGCTGTTCTATAGTAAGTGGAGCGGACAGCTAATACGTTGCCAGAGCCTGAAGAGACCTTGTAAGACCATGCAGGCCGTCATCAAAAAGTTACAGAACATGCCTAGGAGCGGAAAGGTCTTGTCTGTAGAGTTACATCAGACACCTTTTAAACCGTTAGTATCTTCAAAAGTAACAAGTGCCATTTAAGACACGTTAGAAGAAACCTAAAAATACAACAGATGGGCTTGAGTGCTGGTAGGAGATACAGGAGCTTCCCAGGGGCCCAGCTGTGTCTTTGGAAGAGCCTTAATGTCGAGCCATAGCTAATGTCAAGAGCAAGTCCCTCAAGAGGCCTCAGCTGGTGACTCCATTTGACAGAATGCAAGTTACAACCACTAAAGAGCTTTCCCTCCGGTCTACACATAGGAAAAAGTGCcttgaaaaaaagaagctgaacttAAGGCAAGGAGAGTAAAATGCAAGGAAGTTAATTAGCTAGCCAGAGGAAGAGACAGATAGGGAAATCAGCTTGGATTACCTGATGAAGCATCTATAGGTTTGGTCAATGAATTCACTGCACCATCT
Protein-coding sequences here:
- the FHL1 gene encoding four and a half LIM domains protein 1 isoform X1; the encoded protein is MAFHRHTGPGSYTVGTMSERFDCHYCRDALQGKKYVQKEGRHCCVKCFEKFCANTCTECKKPIGADSKELHFKNRYWHDNCFRCFKCYTSLVNEPFMLRENNKVWCSNCTATEDAPRCKGCFKPIIAGDQNVEYKKMVWHKDCFTCSQCKQVIGSGSFFPKGDEFYCVSCHEHKFAKTCAKCKNPITSGGLTYQEQPWHSECFICSNCKKQLGGKRFTAVEDQFYCVECYKECVAKKCAGCKNPITAGFGRGTSVVNYEDESWHDYCFKCTKCARGLANKRFVCHNGKIYCAECPKRL
- the FHL1 gene encoding four and a half LIM domains protein 1 isoform X2, whose product is MAFHRHTGPGSYTVGTMSERFDCHYCRDALQGKKYVQKEGRHCCVKCFEKFCANTCTECKKPIGADSKELHFKNRYWHDNCFRCFKCYTSLVNEPFMLRENNKVWCSNCTATEDAPRCKGCFKPIIAGDQNVEYKKMVWHKDCFTCSQCKQVIGSGSFFPKGDEFYCVSCHEHKFAKTCAKCKNPITSGGLTYQEQPWHSECFICSNCKKQLGGKRFTAVEDQFYCVECYKECVAKKCAGCKNPITGFGRGTSVVNYEDESWHDYCFKCTKCARGLANKRFVCHNGKIYCAECPKRL
- the FHL1 gene encoding four and a half LIM domains protein 1 isoform X4, giving the protein MSERFDCHYCRDALQGKKYVQKEGRHCCVKCFEKFCANTCTECKKPIGADSKELHFKNRYWHDNCFRCFKCYTSLVNEPFMLRENNKVWCSNCTATEDAPRCKGCFKPIIAGDQNVEYKKMVWHKDCFTCSQCKQVIGSGSFFPKGDEFYCVSCHEHKFAKTCAKCKNPITSGGLTYQEQPWHSECFICSNCKKQLGGKRFTAVEDQFYCVECYKECVAKKCAGCKNPITGFGRGTSVVNYEDESWHDYCFKCTKCARGLANKRFVCHNGKIYCAECPKRL
- the FHL1 gene encoding four and a half LIM domains protein 1 isoform X3, giving the protein MSERFDCHYCRDALQGKKYVQKEGRHCCVKCFEKFCANTCTECKKPIGADSKELHFKNRYWHDNCFRCFKCYTSLVNEPFMLRENNKVWCSNCTATEDAPRCKGCFKPIIAGDQNVEYKKMVWHKDCFTCSQCKQVIGSGSFFPKGDEFYCVSCHEHKFAKTCAKCKNPITSGGLTYQEQPWHSECFICSNCKKQLGGKRFTAVEDQFYCVECYKECVAKKCAGCKNPITAGFGRGTSVVNYEDESWHDYCFKCTKCARGLANKRFVCHNGKIYCAECPKRL